The genomic segment ggattgttatGAGTTTTATGGGCTATAtgtccatgtttcagaagcactctctcctgacatttcacccacatctatggcaggcatcctcggaggttgtgaggtatgttggaaattaggcaagtggggtttatatatctgaggaatgtgcagggtgggagaaagaactcttgtctgttggaggcaagtgtgaatgttgcaattggccagcttgattagcattgaataaccttgcagcttcaaagcctgcctgcttcctacctgggggcactctttgttgggaggtgttagctcgccctgattgtttcttgtctggactcAGAtgacagaagaattccagactaGAAACAATCAGagacaactaacacctcccaacaaaggaaacccctgggcaggaaacagccaggctttgaagctgcaagactattcaatactaatcaagctggccaatggcaatgttcacacttgtctcaaacagacaagagttctttctcccaccctggacattattccacagatatataaaccccacttgcctagtttccaacagacctcacaacttatgaggatgcctgccatagatgttggcaaaacgtcagaagagaatgcttctggatcatggccatacagcctggaaaactcatagcaacccaatggcTTAGGTAGTTTTTTGAGTCCTGTCTGGTTTGGCCCATAGAGCCAAGAACTAGCCAGGCAGGGAAGGAGGCAGAAAGGGGGACAATTCCTGAATCTGGCCTTGAAGCAGTTATGGATGAGAGTTACAGGATCAGAATTAAGTGAGACTTTTTTCTTCACCTCAGGAGGGATGCTATGGCGATCTCTCATATTAGCAGACCGGGAAGGGGTGGTGGTGGACCAGATTGCCTTTGAGGtggccttcctttctctttcccaaaAAGtctatctaccgtgtttccccaaaaataagacagtgtctcatattaatttttgctcccaaagatgctctaggtcttgagtctacactgccatataatccagtgcaaattagataatctgtggaagaagcctaagtgaggcctaaatctgcctgtcccctaactgaaccctggccgtcccttggctgagttggttgctaggagaccaagtgggcagagattagccctctaaactggcagcaattggataaaaacaattattgctctccctctaattaggactttatttttcttttctttttgttgtatcaacctagaggcgtggatgatgggttgtgttgtcaaatttcgaggttggggggcctgtagttttgttgttttgtccggtgccctgattccatcactcttttatatatacagtagagtctcacttatccaacataaacgggccggcagaatgttggataagcgaatacgttggataagaaggaggcattaaggaaaagcctattaaacatcaaattaggttatgattttacaaattaagcaccaaaacatcatgttagacaacaaatttggcagaaaaagtagttcaatatgcagtaatgctatgtagtaattactgtatttatgaatttagcaccaaaatatcacgatatattgaaaacattgactacaaaaatgtgttggataatccagaacgttggataagcgagactctactgtatatggtttgggatgatacaaatcagacactgtcattgttatgttgctgctatcataattttaaagagctagttttaatttttgaataagttttaatgtttatattggaaagtgtttataaaggttgtatattactgatgtcatggcctatggctagtacaataaacaattcattcatatatagattcagcaaaacctctactaggtcttattttctggggatgtcttattttaggggaaacagggtatgaagaGAAATTTCAGTAGCATAGAAAAGGTACTTGGCTGCTGTTCTATCTGACAAAGCTAGATCTCTTAAGCAGGATGGACATATATGTAAGCTATCCTTCTGTTGTCCAAATTCCTGTTTACCCCAACTTCTGATTACGTTTATTTGGTTTGTAGAAGGAGATCTTACAAGTAActtctttgtatgtgtgtgtttttgtgtctcATTACATGCTTGCTTGAGTAGATTTTTGAAATGTATCTAAGGTCCAATTTCATCCCAAAGCTTATCTCCTGTGTATCCCTTAGTTCATTGTTAtttgtcttcaagtaatttctgatttatggtgaccctaaggtaaacttatcacagggatttcttggcaagatttgttcaaatcgGGTTGGTTTTTTCCCTCCTCggtggctgagagaatgtgacttgtctcaAGTCACACAATGGTTTCCATGGCTATATGGGGATTTGAATCTTGGCTTGGAGTCATAGTCTATCATTCAGACCACAATACCACATGGCTCTCTTTTTGTATCCGTTAGTACTTCTGTATttgcaaaagtgtcactatcagGAATCATTTCAGATTATTTGTCAGCCTTTCTCCCTTTTAAGGCCTTAAAGCAGAAATGACATCACCGTCCTTTGATGCTTAGTAACCTATTTTTATGCAAGAAATTGAAAGTGACTGGTATGTACAGACGAACAATTGTTAATCTAGTAAGAGAAACTTATTTCCAAAGTATTTCCCCTGTTCCCAAAGCATGGGATTAACATCAAGTACTTGGCTGGAAATGAAGTCACTGATTTCTTGTCCACTTGTTCTGAGCAGCACTCTTGATGGGACAAAACTTTGCAATGCAAAAAAGAAGTAAAACACTCCAGCTGGGCGAATATCAGACCATTACAGCCGAGGATGAGAAGGatggggaagaaaaagaagaacgcAAAGAGGATATTATGGAGAAGTACAACAAGAAACTCAAAGCTATTTGCGGCCTGGCTGACTTAAGAAATGGTACTTCTTTTGCCTTTTGTTCCCTTGGTTGGTTGCCAAGATGGAGTTATGTGTCAGCATGCTAGTCCATTAATCTGCTTGTGTTTTCTCTCAACTTCACCTGTTAAGGAAGAAAACTGCAAGTAGATGTGTGGTAGAACTGTAAATTGTCTGTATGAAAATactttatttctgcttttttccCATTGAATCAGGTGGAAGTATGCAGCCCACAATCCATATGTGGCCCATTGAGTAGCCCTATCACTTAGGAGAAAAAAATACACTCCAAATGCACAGTAGCAACACTAGAAAGCTcccaatggcacagcaggttaaacctctgagctgctgaacttgctgaccaaaaggtcagtggtttgaatccggggagtggggtgagctcctgctgttagccccagcttctgccaacctagcagttcgaaaacatgcaaatgtgagtagatcaataggtactgctctggagggaaggtaacgacgctccatgcagtcatgccggccacatgactttggaggtgtctgcagacaacgccggctctttggtttagaaatggaaatgagcaccaacccccagagttggacacgactggacttaatgtcagaggaaaacctttacttttacgtAACACTAGAAAGCCCTGATTTTCCCTCTTAATGTTATTTTGTGCTTCCAGAAGTCCTAAAGAATGGAAGCTTTTGCAGGGAAGCTTTGTTTGGGAGTACAGCTGATATAAGCACTTACTGTTGGGCATGCtggatggaagtacagtagagtctcacttatccaacataaatgggctagtagaacgttggataaatgaaaatgttggataataaggagggattatggaaaagcctattaaacatgaaattacattatgattttacaaattaagcaccaaaacatattttacaacaaatcaacagaacatgcaggtcaatatACAGTAACTTTATGTAgtcataattactgtatttatgaatttaactccAAAatatagcaatgtattgaaaacactgactacaaaaacattggatactaacaaattgactacaaatacaggtagaattgcataaaatgaacttacagtaacaacattgtcgaaaattaaatctgtaaaaagttcagttcttgctgcctagagaaacagttgtggatccaggcaggaggcagattgtgttggataatccagaatgttgaataagtggatgttggataagtgagactctgctgtacttggGAATTGAACTCCCCAGCATTCAGAAGGCTCATGTTCTTCATCCCTGTTCTAAATTATATCAAAATTTAAGGCAATTTGTTTGATCAGACCCCCTCTTGGGGTCTTGTATCTTTATAAGTAGACAAATATCTTCAGGAATAAGAACTGAGTAGTCCTACAGTGGTAGATGTACAGTTGGAGCAATGTACAACAATGGAAATGATGTGCATGGGTCACATTGTGCATTGGACATCAACTTAGGAGTGCAGATATGCTTTCGAACACCCATGCTTTTGTCCCATGACTCATCTTCCCAATTAACTAAAAGAGCTTCTTAGCACCTCCGCCATGGATTTAGTATAAGTAAAATTACAACGGGGTAGATGTCAATATATGATTCCAgacattgtttttatatttttcccctcTGTGCAATTATTCATTTCAGTTAGATGTTTATTTCACATTTGTGAACTTAGACGTAAtgataatatttaattatttgtaCATTTATCATAATCCTATTTACATGGGCATAATTCCTGCTTTTGATTCAATTCAGTGTCAGTGCTTTTAGGATTGTAACCTTAAATCTGTATATTTCTCTTTGCCTTTCACCACCCAAGTTACACAGTCCACATTTTCCCTGATGTTTTCAGGAGCTGTTGGCTTGTACAATATTGGATTAAACTGCTGCCTCAATTCCTTGCTGCAAGTTTTCTTCATGAACAGATTCTTCACTATGATTCTGCGGAGGTGAGGGAAAATCAGGAAGTCTGCTTTTTCACCTCTCACTCAAAAATTAGGAGTTGAAAGTGATCTTGTATCGTGGCTAATGTGCTTAATTTAGAACTGGGAAGTCCTAATTCAAATATAGCCTTTCTGCTATTTGGTGGCCAGAGACAAAGTTACTATTTTCCAGCCTCACTCTTTCCATCTGCAGTATGGatatatataaatagaacaaTCTCAAAACCACAACAGTTTTGTGAGCCTGTGCTACTGTCAAATAGGTGGGATGCCACCACCACCGCCGGTTCTTCTCATTTGGGGTGACTGTTATGTGCAAAGCCAATTCTTTAATCAGTTGAAACCTTTCAACCATGAGCTGGCAATTTGTATCTCCTCTTCCCATTTTCCACACTAAAATCCACTCCTGTTTATTCtgaaaattataaatgtaatgcCAGAAATACAATTGAGAGTGAGAGCAGGGTTCTTTTGTTGCTCATGTTGTCAGGCAATTTCTGAAGGTGTATTTGTGTTAATCTGTTGCATCAAAAACAAGAAAGAATTCTGCAGCATCCTTGAGGACAAGCAAATGTATTATAGCAGAAATGTTTATGAAGTAAATTACCATCTACCTGAGATCATCCAGAGATCTACCAAGAGATCCAGATCTAGTATGTTTTACTTGCCTCACCGTGTAATGTAGCCAAATAATATGATAAGAGGTTGAGAATGCTTATCTGAAGTTCCAAAacccaaaatattccaaattccACAATTGCCCACATGGGATAATGGCACCTTTATTTTCTGATAGTtttatgtacacaaactttgccacttacacaaaattatttcaaatattgtgtataaaattaccttcaggctttgTATAGAAGGTGTAGATGAAACATGACTGAATTTCATgttagacttgggccccatctccaaaatatcttattatgtatctgcaagtattccaaaatctgaaagaaaaACCTCtgaaatattgttattattattattattattattattattattattattattattattgacacaatgatgttgtatgacacagcaaacaagatagacatgctggatttcgtttcacaaaaccacaagtcgaacacttcccaagtgtctaggactgtgtgatgtattttcggatgatgcgtgcagatcccagcagggtggccttttgcagttggcagatcgtaattttgtcaatgtctattgtttccaaatgccggctgagatcttttggcacggcacccaatgtgcccatcaccaccgggaccacctgcactggtttctgccagagtctttgaagttcaatcttgaggtcctgatagcggctgagtttttcctgttgtttttcatcaatgcgactgtcacctgggatggcgacatcaattatccaaaccttgttcttttccacaactgtgatatctggtgtgttgtgttccagaactttgtcagtctggattcggaagtcccacagtatctttgcgtgttcattttccacgacctttgctggtttgtgatcccaccagttctttgctgctggcaggtggtacttgatgcataagttccaatggatcatttgggccacacagttgtgcctctgtttgtagtctgtctgtgcaattttcttattattattattattattattattattattattattattattattattattttgacacagcaaacattattattattttattatgacacagcaaacaagatagatatgctggatttcattattattttgacacagcaaacattattattattattattattattattattattattattattattattatctgcatttctatactgcttttctcacccctggggggactcaaagcagtttacaacataataaatggcaaaattcaatgccttacaaatatataaaaatatggaacacttctatgaaatatgaatatgaaatatggaacacttctggtcccaaacatttcggAAAAAGGGAATTCAATTTGTACATAAATTGTGTGATGGCATcgaggcttttgatttctgttaaggCTGATCTCCAAGTGAGCATGGACAGGCTTGCAGCCTTAAAGTTGTTCCTGAGTCTAAAATAAGATTATACTTAATGTTTTTTTTCTATTGCAGGATTAAAGTGCCCTTTGATGTTGATGAACAGAAAGCAAGTGTTCCTTACCAGATGCTTCTTCTCTTGGAGCAGATGCAGCAGAGCAAACAGAAGTCTGTACATCCCATGAATCTCGTCCAGTGCCTCTCAAAACACGATGTGAAATGTAAGCAGCAACTGGAAATAGTTTGTCCTTACTGGAAGAGGAAGAGATGGCTTGCAGTTGTCCCTCTCCACATGATTAAGGAATGGTATCAAAACATTGCAGTCTAGTAGGGAGTCTGAAACTGGAGGGAGCACAATAATGAAAGTGGGTGAGAATACCAGCCTTGGGAAGGGCATGAAGGAGCCATACAGATAATATATTGTGTTAAATCCTGGTTGTCATGTTGTCTCCTTTGCTAGTGTTTGTTCTTTATGATGCTGCTGAACTTTTCCTGATCCTATGGAATCTAATTAAGGACCAAATCACAAGCACAGATTTGGTAAGTGTTCCTTTTTTCCCCATACAACAACAGATTTTTACTGTGTTGTACCAACTAAGCATGCACCCTTGAGGCAAGGCCAACTAAAGATGGTTGGGATATGTCCAACGAACTTCAGTTAGACACTTTCTACCACCCAAAATATGTACATAAACCAAGGAGTCCTGGAGGCTTATTATTTCTGCCCTTGGGACTCATTATTTCAGTCCCTGGAACCATGAGGGCATCTGAACAGATGGACTCTGTTCTCAGACCAAATGCCATCAATACATGAAGCTACGTGGGagagagaatttaaaaaaaaaatcaagactgTAAATATAACTGTGATTGTTATTCTCCTAACTGCTCTGTCCTTGAACTATAAAATTAACTTTAATATCTTTAAAAATCCACTTTCCCAGCTCTGCCCAAAATAGCAGGCCAGGAATATTGGTTTGGCTACCAAAGATACAACAAGAGGCCAGTTAAAGgaggaaggattttttttctgagaCAAGGTGCTCAAGCTTATGGCTTTCTGTTTTGACATTCTCTTCTGTTTTGACATTCTCTTCTTTTTTGAGACAAGGTGTTCAAGAATATGGCTTTCTGTTTTGACATTCTCTTCCTATTCCTTTTAAGGCTGAAAGACTCACTCATCAGTACACTATTCGACTGAAGGAACATCTAACATGCCAGGAGTGTTCGTGTGAAACAAAGAAGGACAGCAACCTGATAATGCTTCCTCTCCACTTGTCTGATTCTGATTCTCATGCATTTAAGAAGTTGGTAGGTATATAAGGACATGTTTGGAGTTACATCTATCCCTAAGGGATGAAATGTTAAGGGGAGTATTTTTTCAGGGGGTTGAATCTTGGCCTCCAggatatattaaaatgtaacttTACATTGGCcattttgcttctgacatgattaaaaaaaggaGAAACTTAGCATCACCGTGAAATCGTTGTGGGTTTTTCGTGGTGAAGCTAAGATTCTCTTTCATAAATGAGGGAAATGAATGGTGCAGAGTTGGCAGTTTCtccctccagaggaggagacgaCAGAACCAATCCAAAGGGAACCGAAGAGCAGAGGAGACAAGAACGGAGGCACTTCTTAATTGAAAAATTAACTTCCATTATCCATATTATGAAAGTTGTAGTCTGACACATCAGACACTAAATTGGGAAAGTTGACTTAAAGTAAATTGAGAAGAAGAATCTGCATTTTGCTTCATATAATCTTTCTTTGCTCTTTCTAGGAAGATGCATTGCACTATTTTTTTGCATCAGAACAAATGATGGAAGAAAGTGCATTTTGCTGTGAGCAATGTAACCGGAAAGCACCAAGATTACGGGtaattttgtcttttttctgtGGATTGCGGAGCTTTACTATTTTTTTTGGGTAAAATTCACCATCTTCTCAGGGGTTTTTTTGGTGAGGATAAGAGGCAGGGCCTTCTTGGTTGCTGTTCCCAGGATTTTGAACACCCTCCCTAAGGGGGCTGGGATGACTCTGACCTTGCCCTATTTTTGTtggcaatttaaaacattaatttttcaGACATAGACTGATTCAATGCTATGTGGTCCTGATTTTAAGGTCTTTATATAGTCTTTAAAGGTTTGTAACATCATAATTGTTTGATCGTGTATCAAACAGCATCTATATTTATTCTTTTACTGAAGTTTTTATATAGTTTGCAATcagtattgttttaaatatgtttttaatcacCTTGAGTTTCAATATTGGGTGAAAAATAGGGCAATAATAATACTGATTATGACATGAGGAATATTTATTCTCTATCCTCTTCTGGGAAGAAATCAGGAAGGGGCTCCATGGTGGTGGTCAGCTGAGTGCGGGATCTAGATTTTCTGAAGACAGAAGGGTCCACGAGATCTTTTCTAGTCATAAGATCTCTATTCCCTTTTTTGCCTATTCCATCCTCTGTTCTCTAGTCTTTgccttccaatatttaaacagggTTATTTTGCAGGGTGTGAAAGTCACATATCTGCCACAGACACTCACCCTTCACCTGAAACGGTTCACCTCCAATGAAAGACATCGAACTCGGAAAATCTACAATTCCTTATCCTTCCCACAAAGTTTGGATTTCAGCCAGATTTTGACCCCAGAACAGTATTGTCCGGATATCCAGGAAAAGGTGGGATACTTCTCTGCCTCATCGTTTGCTGTGGTCTTAGAAGACTTCATGAAATGGGTTGAGTGTATAGGAAGTGTTGTACACTTGATTTCGAAAATGTGTCACTACATGTGTAGTtagctacaaatcccattatccgtAGCAAATATAGGTGATGGTGAGAAATTATGGATGTTACAGTCTGCCAACTTCAGGTGATGACTATGGGGATCTTAGGTGTTGCAACCTGCCAACACTGTTCCATACATCTGTCAGACCATTGGCCCTTTTAATCTGGTTTGTTTTCCAGTGACTATAGGGTTGCAAGCAAGAAGTCTCCTGAAGGTACTATATATTGAATCTCAGATTTTTTGCATACTGATGGTCTGATTTACTGATAAACTCCTGTCCCTCACTGAAGTGGTTTTGTATGCACCAGGTTTAGCTAGAAAGTACCAAACTTGGTGGAAATTTTCAGATGGCCTAAAATGATACCTGCATTTGCTATGGCCttaacattacagtagagtctcacttatccaacattcgcttatcccatgttctggattatccaacacatttttgtagtcaatgttttcaataaatcgtgatattttggtgctaaattcgtaaatacagtaattactacgtagcattactgcatattgaactactttatctgtcaaatttgttgtataacatgatgttttggtgcttaatttgtaaaatcataacgtaatttgatgtttaataggcttctccttaatctctccttattatccaacatattcgcctatccaacgttctgccggcccgtttatgttggataagtgagactctactgtatttgcatgcaGAAGATTGTTAATCTCAGGGGAATAAATTAGTATCTCATACATCTTTCAGTCTGTCAATCCCAATTAGATGTCCTCAAGGTGCCTGGCAGAAACAGCCTCTTCACAAGGATACCATTTGAGCTCTTGGGTTGCCACATTGTTGTTCTATGACCTCTAATGGTGGAAGATACTTTGAGATAGAGGAGCAAAACTGGATTGCTATTAGGTGAATCCACCCATTACTTGGCATATAGAATCAGTTTTGTCAAGGACTATGCCTGTGTTGGGAATCTGAattatgtagtggtttgagtattgggctacaactctgtGAGATTGGAGTTTACATCCCAAATTGGTCATGGAGATCTCTTGTCTGATGTTATGCAAATTAGAGAAAGTGATgacaacccccctctgaacaaatctttcctagAAAACCCAAACCCTACGCTAGGGTTACCAAGTGTCAAAATTGGCTTGAAGATATATAACAGCACCAAATGTATATATGCATTGATCTCATCCTTTCCCTGCATCAGACtgtggaggtgtgtgtgtgtgtggggggggggggggggtggtggtgttGTAATTGAACCTATTTCTGGATGGTTTCCTTTCCGCAGTCTATATTAACAGACAACATATTTCTAGTGTTTTAGGTAGGAGTCTTTTCTAATCCTTCCAAATTATGCCTGGGGTTGAACCTGGGACTTCCTGCATGAAAAGCACACCTTCTGTCTATGCGATTCAAAGCCTAATCTACTTTTACTTCTCACCTTGGCACTTAAATTGGAGTCACCAGTAAATCTGCTTGCTTTTAGCTGTGTGCAGTGTTACCCTTCAAGAAGCTACATTTACTGAGAGAAGGTTTGGAAAGAAGGTGGAAGCAGGAGAACTTCTACTGCTTTGGAATCTCTTGAATAtgattttcatgcttcttggcatggggtcggactggatggcccacaaggcctcttccaactctatgattataagtTTTGCATCTGGGTTGTGCTTCCACTGAAAGTGTCTATGTATGTCTTTTTCCAGGATGATGGGCTGTATGATCTTTTTGCTGTTGTTGCACATTCGGGATCGGCTGACTTTGGTCATTATTGTGCCTATGTTTGGAGCCTCACAGAACACAAATGGTATTGTTTCAATGATTCCAGTGTCTGTCAGGTAAGCAAACTAGAACTTACAAAGTAAGAAATCTTTCCTCAATTTCCCTGAACATCTTGAAAAGAGTAGGACCTGAGATCTAAAAGATGTTGTAGCACACTGGGCATCCTTCAATGGATTTGGGGCCATTCTCCCCCAAAGCCATTTGAAATCTAAGGTAGCTATAGTGATGGGACAGTGTTTATCTTTTTTCAACAATAAACGCATGAAGGATTCAACAACATTCATGTAGATTCCATGTCACAGTGTTATAATTTAAATGTGCAAGTGCAAGGATTTTTCTAATACAAAATTATTCCTTGTAACATATCCAACTAAATTGTTATTTACTGAACATACCCAAATCCTTTAACACAAGGAAGTATTCTCTCTGTCACATGATCAACATTTAGTTGAAACAGAGACTtcctttctaaatacagtagagtctcacttatccaagactcgcttatccaagcttctggattatccaaggcatttttgtagtcaatgttttcaatatatcatgatattttggtgctaaatttgtaaatacagtaattacaacataacattaatgcatattgaactactttttctgttaaatttgttatataacatgatgttttggtgcttaatttataaaatcataacctaatttgatgttgaataggcttttccttaatccctccttattatccaagatattcgcttatccaaagttctgctggcccgtttagcttggataagtgaaactctactgtagctggtTTTGGTTCCCAGTTCACATAATGTGATTCTTTCACCCTTATATCTTTTAGAGGATTGACAGTTCTTTGCCACGTATCTGTTGTTCAAATCTGTTCAGATTTTCTAGAATTTGCCATATTGGTCACCTCAAGATTCCAAGGCCCAATCCAACTTGATAACGAGATCAATGTCCATGTGCCCCTTAAGTATTTCTTAAACCTTGGACTATTAGGAAAAATAGCTGAAGAATGAGTTACAaattcatattaatattttattcttgTTAACATGGATACACTGATTAACATGCTGTCCTCAATGACGTAAGGTGCAGTCATATTTAAGAGTAGACTCACTGAAGCCATTGGGAATTAGTTATGATTAGCTGAAATCTCGTtgcttttatttgtcttttctaaATATGGTCTACTCTAAGTAAATCAGAAGGtgcctccggtggcgcaatgggttaaacctttgtgccgacaggactgctgacttgaaggttgggttgctgagctgaaggttgctggttcgaacctggggagaatgcagatgagttccctctgtcagctccagctccccatgtgggggacatgagagaagcctcctacaaggatggtaaaacatcaaacatccgggtgtctttTGGGCAATGTGCTTGcaaactgccaattctctcacaccagaagcatcttgcagtttcttaagtcgctcctgacatgaaaaaaagtaaaTCTTTTCTGTAAATGGTGTATTGTCAACACTAAGTATGGTTGGGACTTTGAATAAATCTCATAAGCATGTTTTTTGTGCTTTACACTATATAGGTATTCTGGGATGATATCAAATGTACCTATGGAAGAGCATCTCTCCGTTGGTAAGTGGAAAGGATTCCTAATTTTTCTCCTAATCGTACAAGAAAGGCCAGAGTGATAGTGTTAGTGATGTTAACATTTTCAAACTGCAATTGTAGCAAGATAAATAGTAAACATAATTCAGTAtgccccccttttcccatgtgcaAGATTGGTGCcattttaaaata from the Anolis carolinensis isolate JA03-04 chromosome 5, rAnoCar3.1.pri, whole genome shotgun sequence genome contains:
- the usp18 gene encoding ubl carboxyl-terminal hydrolase 18 isoform X1, which codes for MGQNFAMQKRSKTLQLGEYQTITAEDEKDGEEKEERKEDIMEKYNKKLKAICGLADLRNVTQSTFSLMFSGAVGLYNIGLNCCLNSLLQVFFMNRFFTMILRRIKVPFDVDEQKASVPYQMLLLLEQMQQSKQKSVHPMNLVQCLSKHDVKLFVLYDAAELFLILWNLIKDQITSTDLAERLTHQYTIRLKEHLTCQECSCETKKDSNLIMLPLHLSDSDSHAFKKLEDALHYFFASEQMMEESAFCCEQCNRKAPRLRGVKVTYLPQTLTLHLKRFTSNERHRTRKIYNSLSFPQSLDFSQILTPEQYCPDIQEKDDGLYDLFAVVAHSGSADFGHYCAYVWSLTEHKWYCFNDSSVCQVFWDDIKCTYGRASLRWGETAYLLVYMKKNCKALWSDL
- the usp18 gene encoding ubl carboxyl-terminal hydrolase 18 isoform X2 codes for the protein MGQNFAMQKRSKTLQLGEYQTITAEDEKDGEEKEERKEDIMEKYNKKLKAICGLADLRNGAVGLYNIGLNCCLNSLLQVFFMNRFFTMILRRIKVPFDVDEQKASVPYQMLLLLEQMQQSKQKSVHPMNLVQCLSKHDVKLFVLYDAAELFLILWNLIKDQITSTDLAERLTHQYTIRLKEHLTCQECSCETKKDSNLIMLPLHLSDSDSHAFKKLEDALHYFFASEQMMEESAFCCEQCNRKAPRLRGVKVTYLPQTLTLHLKRFTSNERHRTRKIYNSLSFPQSLDFSQILTPEQYCPDIQEKDDGLYDLFAVVAHSGSADFGHYCAYVWSLTEHKWYCFNDSSVCQVFWDDIKCTYGRASLRWGETAYLLVYMKKNCKALWSDL